In Pseudophryne corroboree isolate aPseCor3 chromosome 2, aPseCor3.hap2, whole genome shotgun sequence, the sequence CCAAAGTATGGAAAGAATTGTCAAATTAGTGAAAAGCGCTGTGATGAGGTGAGCCGGGATGGTTTCATTAGGTCTACTCTCCGGTCACGTGCAGTAATGCCAAAGTTTGATTCTAATAAAGATTACAGTTTGCTAGAACAGTGAGCAGTAATTGGCTGAGCATGTTACAATGTGACAGGGTGGGCAGCGGGGCGGGACTTGAGCTGCAGCCACTTCCACGTGGTAAGTCCAGGTTTGTTGCATGTATTTGTGCGCAACAAGCTGAGAGCTGAAGGCAGAGGACAACAGATATCTACCCTAGTACTGCATTTTAGAAGAGATGGCTACGTTGAGCGCACTTACTATATGACACTATACGGTGAACAGGACATGTATTACGAGCCAAAACTATTCTATGCAGCTATTTAGCAACAAACAGGACATGTATTACGAGCCAAAACTATTCTATTCTGCTACTTAGCAACAAACAGTAGGTGGTGTTCTGCGGGCATGCCTATAGGTTGTAAATATGAAATCTTTAGGTGCCGGTTAGCCAACTAAAATATTATCGAATTTTGAAAAACTAAATGGCAATCATCTTCTTGAGTGGTCCCACATATATTTTTCGTACTTCACAATCGATGCGGAAACTTTTTTTTTCCTCAACCCACCCTACTGTTTATGCTTATGAGTCACATCCCTATGGAGTTGGGTTTCATGGACTACTCTGTGGTACATCCTGGTCAGATGCCTGCTGAAATGGTACCCTTAACTGTCACCCTACTCCTAAGCAGATAATAGGCCTTTGAGTTGAACCAGCATGAACAATGGAAAATAGACATTTTCGTGATATTAATTTCCTTCAACAGCAATTTATGTAATTACTATAAGTTATACTGCATTATGAAATTGTATTAATTTTGCATGTATATAATCCCATTCAGGTTAAGGAAGAACAAATTCGATCATCTGGTTCTTCCAATCTGACTTTCAGTCCTGTCACCGAATTCATCATCTATGGATTCCCGAGTCTTCAGAACTACCATACTTTGCTTTTTTGTGTGTTTCTTTTTATCTACCTCTTCTCCCTCACTGGTAATGGCATCATCTTCCTCCTGGTCATACTGGACCAAAGGCTACAGACTCCAATGTATTTCTTTGTCAGCAATTTGTCTTTCCTAGATATGAGCTACACCTCGGTCACCATCCCGAAGATGTTGGCAAAGTTTTTGATGCACCTTGATACCATTTCCTACACCGCCTGTTTTGTACAGATGTATATGTTCCTGTCTTTAGGAGCAACAGAGTGTTTACTTCTGACTGTAATGGCCTATGATCGATATCTTGCAATATGCTCTCCTTTACATTATCCAGCAATTATGACCAGGAGA encodes:
- the LOC134989321 gene encoding olfactory receptor 6N1-like codes for the protein MSHIPMELGFMDYSVVHPGQMPAEMVKEEQIRSSGSSNLTFSPVTEFIIYGFPSLQNYHTLLFCVFLFIYLFSLTGNGIIFLLVILDQRLQTPMYFFVSNLSFLDMSYTSVTIPKMLAKFLMHLDTISYTACFVQMYMFLSLGATECLLLTVMAYDRYLAICSPLHYPAIMTRRLRIILSATAWSGGFMAPVTGQILALKLPFCGPNIIHHYYCDHPPLLQLACTNTSLNVAVGSSLSAFIILISFTLVIISYIKIIITILKINSNNGRRKTFSTCASHFTVVNIFFLPIIFMYVRPTASYSSDVDSLVAMLYTVLTPMMNPIIYSLRNKDINIAFRKKIHFKSIR